TCGACTCGAAtacgaataaaatatttttcaagtcgactcaaaaaatttataaatcgaCTCGATTTGTTTACACTTCTGTTTACAACCATGCAGAAACACTCGCGCTTAGTTATCtaatatttgtaaaatattgatAATTGAGAGGATGATTGCACAAAAGTTGAATACGCAAACCCATGACAACAACCTTCCCCAAGTGGCATTTAATTAGTGACTAGTCGTGATGCATTTATTTCACGTGTAACtcaattaaatatataacaaaCATGAaacaattgatattttaaaaattaaaatcatgctaTTACTAAAGCCGTCTGTATTTTAgtcaataaaaaattaaaatacaaaagtgTATTACTAATAGttgaaaatttaaactttaattcaGGAAATAAACTTTTTAGTAAAATTCAATTAATGATGTTAGTCTACAATTGACGTTTAAGATAATGACATCAAAAGATTTGAAGTCACATATTTCTATAATGATATGATATTGTCCATTTTGAACCTAAATCtcattgatttgattttggtttaaCCAAAAGGTCttcatatcaatatatatatatatcttccaACTTATATTAACATATGgtttttatcttgatcttccaatGTGAGAATGCACTACCCTCAAATGAAGTTCCACAATTATTTTCATGGTCCAAACCTTCTCTCAAATCTCTCCGTCCTTCAATCGAGGTCACTGTCACTCCTCTTCATTGCATTGGAGCACACACCTTACATGTAATACCGAGAGCATCACCCATCTCGAGAACGAATTACGGAGAGTCCTCACCTCATTCGTTTCAGTATATGAGGATTCATCCACATGGCTCTGATATCACGTGTTTTCTCATGAAAATCATACATCTCCACAATAgtatgatattgtccactttgaACCTAAACTTTCACGAATTTGCTTTTTGTTTTTATCCAATATCTTCTAACTCATATTAACTCCAATCCTTCTCTTGATCTTCCAATACGAAATTTTGATTGCATTCCCAACACTCGACAACGGTAACTTTTAATACCAAGGTCTTATACGAACGAATGGAAATATCACACCTTTTTTTCCCACATTTTCCCCAACCTCATGTTTTATAAATGATACTTGGATTTCATGAGGGTGTAAATTGCCGACTATATTCAGCTATTTAAATCGTTAATAAAAATTACTTCGACTTCTCGTGTAAAAATTTGCAAGTACCTAAATCATTGCTAAATTGATATAAagcaaaaagaataaaataaagcTTGAGAACAACCTACTGTAATTGATATACTTGGTGTCAGCGCTGGTTAACACCAAATAACAATTACAGACTCTTTTCTAAGATATTCACCAACAAATGGATTCAATGTGACAACTCACATAatctttttattgaataaaaaatggTTATGTCGCGCGGTGTTAGCGCTAGCTAACACTCACCATATCCAAACCATTTTAGGCACAAAAGGGAATATACCAAGGGATTTGGTCAATTAGGCATTGGCCTAACACCCCTAGTAATATGTTTACTTCACAAACACAAGCTTTCTTGATCTTAATGTCATTGGCATCTTCGAATACTGTACTTTTCCCAGATGAAATCACTGGCTGCTGCAGAAATCCAAGAACCCCATGAATTCATGGTTGTGTATCATCTTGATGCTTTTATCTATACCAACGATACCTGCAAGAAACGAGAAAAGATCGAGAAAAACAAACATTTTTGTCAAGAAAATTTCTTTTGAGTTTAAATGACAGCAGGATGAGATTTTGACATGGAGGATGTCTTATCCTTCAATTAAACATTTCTGTAtgttaataaattttgttatttcattAAGATAACGAGATGACAATGAATCTTGTCGTTACCCATTGTGAGAGCACTGGCAAAAATGACACTGGCAAGAATGAATACAATGATTGAAGCTCTCCCTAAAATTGTAGTCATCTTTCTTATGAAAAATTGACCCCAGAAGCCAGCCAAGATTGACACAAACATTAGGTATAAACCTGCACAACAAACATTCTtggttttaaaatcaaatatatgattcttcgagttttctgataaatacaaaataattgtgataatcaaaaattcaaaatcatattcATACCATATGGAATGGGAAACCTTCTGAGGAGATAGAACTCCACAACAGATAAAGATGATGAAAATGTCATCACAAATGTTGCTGTTGCGCTAGCCACCTGAAATGACAAAAAATTATGATCTTTTACCAGTTCAGATGGGCATTTGAACTAAAGACGATTCACTCTTACAAGTTAAGACATTGCCAAAGAAATTATACGACGAGGGGTCCAAGAAAGCCATTGGCTAGAATCGAAAGCTTGGATTCAAGAAAGGTAGTCGTAGCATAAGAGTTGGGATCACATATTCAAAAACTATATCTGATAGAAGAGACACTACTCAAATATTTTCCACCATAGCAGCCCAAATGACGATCATTGTGAAATGTGGCAGTGACATAGGATAGTGAGAGATAATTATTACTTCCCAAATAACCTTGCTCGATAGCCCTGAAAACAGCCATACCTGTGGGATTACTCCAATCTCTAGCAGAAGAGGACCAAGAATGAAACCGCCACCAGATCCTAATAAGCCGCCAACGGTACCACCTAATATGCCACAAAGTGCACAAAATGCAAGATTTGTAGCTGTCCAGTCTATCGCGGCCTCACATATAAGTTCCGAATTTCCAGCTATTCTCCTTTTCTTGCTCTCCTTGTACAGTTTAGAACATTCATATCCGAATACAGCAAGAGACACGGGAAACTGAAGACAAAATAGAGAATTAACTCTTGAGACAGATGGCTCAAACACGTAAATGGATTAAATTTACCCCAAGAAATCTTAATGTACCTGTAACAAGTTGAGCACCCAATACAATGTACTGCAAGCTTTCGTATTGTTCTGCTGACcaataaatcatatcaacatatatcaCTAAAAACTAAGTTGCTACACATACAGAAAGGAATATTCTAGATGGCatgtgtacatatatatatgtttgctTGCCTTGATCACTTGAAGAAACAAGAAGCAAATCCACACAAGAAGTAGCACGAAAATTCTTTTGAAATTAAGGTTATCCCTCATAGTTTGC
This sequence is a window from Primulina huaijiensis isolate GDHJ02 chromosome 13, ASM1229523v2, whole genome shotgun sequence. Protein-coding genes within it:
- the LOC140956366 gene encoding sulfite exporter TauE/SafE family protein 4-like, which encodes MAAKGLAVYLLTGFSLAVISVHFVGNYSNGGDNEDPFLLPASNSNVLSRKDGSVDKVWPELKFSWEIVLATVIGFLGSACGTVGGVGGGGIFVPMLTLIVGFDTKSAAAISKCMIMGASASSVWYNLRVPHPCREVPIIDYDLALLFQPMLMLGITIGVSLSVFFPYWLITVLIIILFLGTSSKSFLRAIEMWKDETTLKKAMKDKQTFVNSRGELLIDTHEPLIPREEKTAAQTMRDNLNFKRIFVLLLVWICFLFLQVIKNNTKACSTLYWVLNLLQFPVSLAVFGYECSKLYKESKKRRIAGNSELICEAAIDWTATNLAFCALCGILGGTVGGLLGSGGGFILGPLLLEIGVIPQVASATATFVMTFSSSLSVVEFYLLRRFPIPYGLYLMFVSILAGFWGQFFIRKMTTILGRASIIVFILASVIFASALTMGIVGIDKSIKMIHNHEFMGFLDFCSSQ